GCGGTCAATGCGAACAGCGACGACGAGCCCGGTCGGCTCGCCGAGACGACTGGCCATCGATCGGATGCCCACGCGTGAAGTGATCTGGCGCGTGAGAGGCTCTGCCGGGACCGCCCTGGGAGCATACCGAGACCTCACCGAGGTCCGAGCGTTCACTACGGAAAGGGCGTACTTTAGGCGGCTCGACGAGCCTTGTCAACAGGGCGATGTGCCTCATTAACGGTGTTACCGGCGAAGAGGCATCACGCTGGCCTCCCGCGCCTGGACTTGGACGGTCACCCGGCATAGAATCCGGCCGTCTTTCCGAGCCCCGGGACGGGGCGGCGCCGATACCGAGCGCTGCAGACGCCAGGAGGCGAAGCATGAGCCGAGTGATCGCCGTTGTCGCCATCGTCGCCGTCGTCCTGATTGCTGGGTCCTTCGTGGCCGCGCCGACCAGCGCCGGGCCAGAGAAGATCGCGTTCCCGGCGAACTGGAAGAATCACGTGCTCTACACCACCGTGGACCGCTACGACAACAAGCAGTACCGGGAGCTCTACGCGTCGTCCCCGGAGGCGGTGCGGGCCATGAAGGAGGGCAAGCCGTTGCCCTACGGGACGGTCCTCACGATCATCCAGTACAAGGCCCAGGTGGACGCCCAGGGTACCCCCATCAAGGACGCCACCGGGCGATTCGTAAAGGGTGACCTGGCCGGCATCGGGGTGATGGAAAAGCGCCAGGGCTGGGGCGCCGAGTATCCGCCCGACCTCCGCAACGGCGAGTGGGAATACTCGGCCTTCACGGCGGACAGTAAGTTCAACGACAAGGCCAACTTCAAGGCGTGCTTCACCTGCCACAAGCCGCACGAGAAGCAGGACTTCGTGATCTCGCTGGCCAAGGTCCAGGGCGTCGCCGCCGCGACCTCGACATCGCGGGTCGATGTCACCATCGGGGGCTTCGCGTTCGGGCCGGGTAAGCTGACGGTGGCCCCGGGCAAGCCGGTGACCTGGGTGAACACCGACGATTCGCCCCACCAGATCACGGTGACGACCGGCGGGCCGAGCCGGTCATCGATCCTGACCAAGGGGCAGAGCCACTCCCAGAGCTTTGCGGCGCCCGGCGTCTACGACTACATCTGCGGCCTCCACCCCTCGATGAAGGGGCAGATCGAG
The sequence above is a segment of the Candidatus Methylomirabilota bacterium genome. Coding sequences within it:
- a CDS encoding cytochrome P460 family protein — translated: MSRVIAVVAIVAVVLIAGSFVAAPTSAGPEKIAFPANWKNHVLYTTVDRYDNKQYRELYASSPEAVRAMKEGKPLPYGTVLTIIQYKAQVDAQGTPIKDATGRFVKGDLAGIGVMEKRQGWGAEYPPDLRNGEWEYSAFTADSKFNDKANFKACFTCHKPHEKQDFVISLAKVQGVAAATSTSRVDVTIGGFAFGPGKLTVAPGKPVTWVNTDDSPHQITVTTGGPSRSSILTKGQSHSQSFAAPGVYDYICGLHPSMKGQIEVK